Proteins encoded together in one Myxocyprinus asiaticus isolate MX2 ecotype Aquarium Trade chromosome 9, UBuf_Myxa_2, whole genome shotgun sequence window:
- the LOC127446577 gene encoding caM kinase-like vesicle-associated protein, protein MPFGCLTLGAKKDYNSPSEVTDKYDLGQVVKSEEFCEIFRAKDKNTLKMYTCKKFLKKDGRKVRKAAKNEILILKMVKHHNILQLVNVFETRKEYFLFLELATGREVFDWILDQGYYSERDTSNVIRQVLEAVAYLHSLHIVHRNLKLENLVYYNRLKNSKIVISDFHLAKLENGLIKEPCGTPEYLAPEVVGRQRYGRPVDCWAIGVIMYILLSGNPPFYDDADDDDYDSHDKNLFRKILSGDYEFDSPYWDDISDSAKNLVACLMEVDTDQRLTAQEAINHEWISGNAASDKNIKDGVCAQIEKNFAKAKWKKAVRVTTLMKRLRAPDQSDSGASSPALGASGGTTPVPLAATPVPPRSTLVAQDNPEEQEASIPVRCNGEMVTSQQLCGETREE, encoded by the exons ATGCCATTTGGCTGTTTGACTCTGGGAGCGAAGAAGGATTACAACAGTCCCTCTGAGGTCACTGATAAATATGACCTGGGACAGGTAGTGAAATC GGAGGAGTTTTGTGAAATCTTCAGGGCGAAAGACAAGAACACATTGAAAATGTACACCTGTAAAAAGTTCCTGAAAAAAGACGGGAGGAAAGTACGGAAAGCAGCTAAAAACGAGATCCTCATCTTGAAAAT GGTGAAGCATCATAACATCCTCCAGCTGGTCAATGTCTTTGAGACGAGAAAGGAGTACTTCCTGTTTCTGGAACT GGCCACGGGCAGAGAAGTGTTTGACTGGATCTTAGACCAGGGCTACTACTCAGAACGTGACACCAGCAATGTGATCCGGCAGGTGCTGGAGGCTGTGGCTTACCTTCACTCTCTCCACATCGTTCACAGAAACTTAAAG CTGGAAAATCTTGTGTACTACAACCGCCTGAAGAActcaaaaattgtaatcagtgaCTTTCACCTTGCCAAACTGGAAAACGGCCTTATCAAAGAGCCATGTGGCACACCAGAATACCTTG CTCCAGAGGTGGTTGGCAGACAGAGATATGGCAGACCAGTAGACTGCTGGGCCATCGGAGTGATCATGTACATCCT ACTTTCAGGAAACCCGCCTTTTTATGATGAtgcagatgatgatgattatgacaGTCATGATAAGAATCTGTTCCGGAAAATTCTATCCGGAGACTACGAGTTTGACTCACCCTATTGGGACGATATCTCAGATTCAG CAAAAAACCTTGTTGCATGTTTAATGGAGGTGGACACAGACCAAAGACTGACTGCGCAGGAAGCCATCAACCATGAGTG GATATCTGGTAATGCCGCCTCAGACAAGAATATCAAAGATGGCGTTTGTGCTCAGATCGAGAAAAACTTTGCTAAAGCCAAATGGAAG AAAGCTGTGCGTGTGACCACCCTGATGAAAAGGCTCAGGGCCCCAGATCAGAGTGACTCTGGGGCTTCTAGTCCTGCACTTGGAGCCTCAGGAGGCACCACCCCTGTTCCTCTTGCTGCCACACCAGTGCCTCCCCGAAGCACCCTGGTCGCCCAGGATAATCCAGAGGAACAAGAGGCCTCAATTCCAGTACGGTGTAATGGAGAGATGGTAACGTCCCAGCAGCTTTGTGGGGAGACTAGGGAAGAATAG